In Cytobacillus oceanisediminis, the following proteins share a genomic window:
- a CDS encoding FtsW/RodA/SpoVE family cell cycle protein — protein MFKKILKSYDYTLIIAVALLSVFGLIMVFSASMVTAVQIYGQESDFFYNKQKMHLIISAIVFIIVALFPYKAMQSNKFLVPMVFISLFGLIALFIFGKVAGGAMSWFEIGSRSLQPAEFVKLSVIIYLAAVYAKKQPYINEFNKGVLPPLAYLILAALLVAVQPDFGSAMIIFLVAAAVIFTSGMNFKNIFRLGLFGVLLAAPFILLLKDKIFAPYRMGRVEAFRDPFGSEFGYQLSNSYIALGAGGLKGLGLGESIQKLGYLPEAHTDFIMAVIAEELGAFGVGFVILLLGYIVLRGIFISLKCKDAFGSLLAIGISAMIGIQAFINLAGISGVMPLTGVTLPFISYGGSSLLQLSIAMGILVNVSMFVNYEQKYKNNNEQTKPESMELASEKSFSIRK, from the coding sequence TGTGCAGATCTATGGTCAGGAAAGCGACTTTTTTTATAATAAGCAAAAAATGCATTTAATTATCTCAGCAATTGTTTTTATTATTGTCGCTCTATTTCCTTACAAAGCTATGCAAAGCAATAAATTTCTTGTTCCGATGGTGTTCATTTCGTTATTCGGCCTGATTGCGCTATTCATCTTTGGAAAAGTAGCCGGAGGAGCGATGAGCTGGTTTGAAATCGGGAGCAGAAGCCTTCAGCCTGCAGAATTTGTCAAGCTTTCAGTCATTATATATTTAGCAGCTGTCTATGCAAAAAAGCAGCCCTATATTAATGAGTTTAATAAAGGGGTTCTTCCCCCGCTTGCTTATCTGATTCTAGCCGCTTTGCTTGTTGCAGTTCAGCCTGACTTTGGTTCGGCGATGATTATTTTTTTGGTAGCTGCTGCCGTAATTTTTACTTCAGGCATGAATTTCAAAAACATATTTAGACTTGGACTATTCGGAGTTTTGTTAGCTGCGCCTTTTATCCTTCTGTTAAAAGATAAGATATTCGCACCTTATCGAATGGGCAGGGTCGAAGCATTTAGAGATCCTTTTGGTTCAGAATTTGGGTATCAGCTTTCGAATTCCTATATTGCCCTTGGTGCAGGGGGATTAAAAGGGCTGGGCCTTGGTGAAAGTATACAAAAGCTTGGTTATCTTCCTGAAGCGCATACAGACTTCATTATGGCTGTAATTGCTGAAGAGCTTGGGGCATTTGGAGTAGGTTTTGTGATTTTGCTTCTCGGGTATATTGTCCTGAGGGGAATCTTTATTAGTTTAAAGTGTAAAGATGCTTTTGGCAGCTTATTGGCTATTGGCATATCCGCCATGATAGGTATTCAGGCATTCATCAATCTTGCAGGGATTTCCGGTGTTATGCCGCTGACTGGTGTCACACTACCTTTTATCAGCTATGGAGGTTCATCTCTGCTTCAGCTTTCGATTGCAATGGGGATTTTAGTAAATGTATCTATGTTTGTAAATTATGAACAAAAATACAAAAATAACAATGAGCAGACAAAACCGGAATCCATGGAACTGGCTTCTGAAAAATCATTTTCCATTCGTAAATAA